A stretch of the uncultured Desulfobacter sp. genome encodes the following:
- a CDS encoding TrbC/VirB2 family protein — protein sequence MKKYLPLLMAAFLFFGVITFVDSAFASTISEFETPAETLMETLRGPWAKSVAILMILAAAFVMWFKKDDLDGMTKGFLVVVCIISVLALAEPIIDTLFTFGSGALI from the coding sequence ATGAAAAAGTATTTACCCTTGCTTATGGCAGCCTTTCTTTTTTTTGGCGTTATTACATTTGTTGATTCTGCTTTTGCATCAACAATTTCAGAGTTTGAAACACCGGCAGAAACCTTGATGGAAACCTTACGCGGGCCATGGGCCAAGTCTGTTGCGATACTGATGATTCTGGCTGCCGCTTTTGTAATGTGGTTCAAGAAAGACGACCTGGACGGCATGACAAAGGGATTCCTGGTAGTGGTCTGTATCATCTCGGTGCTGGCCCTGGCCGAACCGATCATTGATACGCTGTTCACATTCGGCAGTGGAGCATTAATCTAA
- a CDS encoding conjugal transfer protein TraL translates to MAAINMILQGKGGVGKSFTASLLSQYLLDRDQLVGCFDADPVNATLTAYASLKATKIEIMEGDSINSRLFDTMIEKLLQLPDKAFAVIDSGASTFVPLAAYMSENNVAEFLKDSGHNLTLHTLITGGQAEGDTIQGLASLMNGFPDTPITIWVNPFFGQIDFDNHKLAKANWDQGGTAIVLPTYKKETFGYDLELMLKSRLTFAQAINSGKFNIMAKQRLKIARDEIWNILDESGLIIEAQEQQE, encoded by the coding sequence ATGGCAGCTATAAATATGATCTTGCAGGGCAAGGGCGGTGTTGGGAAAAGTTTTACAGCCAGTCTGTTAAGTCAGTATTTGCTCGATAGAGATCAGTTAGTCGGATGTTTTGATGCTGATCCGGTTAATGCAACCCTGACAGCTTATGCATCATTAAAAGCAACAAAAATTGAAATCATGGAAGGAGATTCCATCAACAGTCGGTTGTTCGACACTATGATAGAAAAGTTACTTCAGTTGCCGGATAAAGCTTTCGCTGTCATTGACAGCGGTGCCAGCACATTTGTTCCCCTGGCTGCTTACATGTCGGAAAATAATGTTGCCGAGTTTCTAAAAGACAGCGGCCACAACCTTACGCTGCATACCTTGATCACTGGCGGCCAAGCCGAGGGAGATACCATCCAAGGCCTTGCCTCTCTGATGAACGGTTTTCCGGACACCCCCATAACAATATGGGTAAACCCTTTCTTCGGCCAAATTGATTTTGACAACCACAAACTGGCAAAAGCCAATTGGGACCAGGGCGGCACCGCTATTGTTTTGCCCACGTATAAAAAAGAGACCTTTGGCTATGATCTGGAGCTGATGCTTAAATCCCGCCTGACATTTGCCCAGGCAATCAATTCCGGCAAATTCAACATCATGGCCAAACAGCGGCTTAAAATCGCCAGGGATGAAATCTGGAACATCCTGGATGAATCCGGTCTGATCATTGAGGCCCAGGAACAGCAGGAATGA
- a CDS encoding Rha family transcriptional regulator: MDMEIEKQNINITEINGKLTVSSMMVAEHFKKRHDNIIRTIQRLEIPEDFNALNFEDVKYIDAKGEERPAFNMTRDGFVLLVMGFTGKRAMAWKIKYIEAFNAMERAQKDKLYLKAALQIPIESDLTILLPTGEFGISSLKLAQEIDQPHNALATKIHYLDIPAAFKAENFIQMSHVADHGPREDGYGITLAGLGMMGQILRSQAARAAQLKAYEQLKAVNSKRIQVETIQLQPVPDATPRFQRTAVPEKKMLALKGLISIWAWIENTSAEKLEAELCAYMQIANLKGITTSSYENAMEYIWSGMNMLQNDFIDLCTEEELQPLRGLFDFMAYYDDRINYESLFNNFKKTHQFEDFTKVSKRDFQKIIMLAWGTMYAMCLGDKSGCCKASCIHNQLKG, encoded by the coding sequence ATGGACATGGAAATAGAGAAACAAAACATCAACATTACAGAGATAAACGGAAAATTAACGGTATCCTCGATGATGGTCGCAGAACATTTCAAAAAAAGACATGATAATATTATCAGAACAATTCAAAGACTTGAAATACCAGAAGATTTTAACGCCCTCAATTTTGAGGACGTTAAATATATCGATGCAAAAGGCGAGGAACGACCAGCTTTTAATATGACCCGGGATGGTTTTGTTTTGCTTGTTATGGGTTTTACAGGCAAAAGAGCGATGGCGTGGAAAATTAAATACATTGAAGCTTTTAACGCCATGGAAAGAGCTCAAAAAGACAAATTATATTTAAAAGCCGCGTTACAAATACCAATAGAAAGCGATCTGACAATCTTATTGCCCACCGGCGAGTTCGGTATTTCAAGCTTGAAATTGGCACAAGAAATTGATCAACCCCACAATGCCCTTGCAACAAAAATTCATTATCTCGATATTCCCGCTGCATTCAAGGCAGAGAATTTTATTCAAATGAGCCATGTAGCAGATCACGGCCCAAGAGAGGATGGTTACGGGATCACCTTGGCCGGCCTCGGCATGATGGGGCAAATTCTGCGCAGTCAGGCCGCCAGGGCAGCGCAGTTAAAAGCATATGAGCAGTTAAAGGCTGTCAATTCCAAAAGAATCCAGGTGGAGACTATCCAACTGCAGCCGGTTCCTGATGCGACCCCTCGGTTTCAGCGGACTGCTGTTCCAGAAAAAAAGATGCTTGCCCTCAAAGGTTTAATTTCCATCTGGGCATGGATTGAAAATACCTCTGCTGAAAAACTCGAAGCTGAGCTATGTGCCTACATGCAGATAGCAAATCTGAAAGGCATTACAACTTCAAGTTATGAAAATGCCATGGAATACATCTGGTCAGGCATGAACATGCTGCAGAATGATTTTATAGACCTTTGTACTGAGGAAGAATTACAGCCTTTAAGGGGCCTGTTTGATTTCATGGCCTATTACGATGACAGAATAAATTATGAATCTTTGTTTAATAATTTCAAAAAAACTCACCAGTTTGAAGATTTCACCAAAGTTTCCAAAAGGGATTTTCAAAAAATCATAATGTTGGCCTGGGGCACCATGTATGCCATGTGCCTGGGTGATAAATCCGGATGCTGCAAAGCAAGCTGCATCCATAACCAATTAAAAGGATAA
- a CDS encoding TraK family protein, translating to MNLKPTCKSQYLAVHSEARQLLDQGYTKKTVFDYFVAQEKITMSYKAWVKIVDNYDQKSPFSRKKKTSKARKTIGQSFGSKKGKFSHSNDPYPIENTTNSIMEEKENEEPFNLIKRHQ from the coding sequence ATGAATTTAAAACCGACATGTAAAAGCCAATATTTGGCAGTCCACAGTGAAGCCAGGCAGTTGCTGGACCAGGGTTACACCAAAAAAACAGTTTTTGATTATTTCGTGGCCCAGGAAAAAATCACAATGTCATACAAAGCCTGGGTGAAAATAGTTGATAACTACGACCAGAAATCCCCTTTCTCTCGAAAAAAGAAGACTTCAAAAGCCCGAAAAACCATAGGGCAAAGTTTCGGTTCAAAAAAGGGAAAGTTCAGCCATTCGAATGATCCGTACCCAATTGAAAATACAACTAACTCTATTATGGAAGAAAAAGAAAATGAAGAACCGTTTAACCTAATTAAGAGGCATCAATAA
- a CDS encoding 3'-5' exonuclease yields MKLILSTENTGTESQDQVIELAIIDADTAQTLFNQRFKPSVFIKEQAVAVHGITLGALAHIKTWADYHDHILEIIKRAESILTYNSDFDFRLMRQTAEAFDRVWPQLIPPCRDLRAAYADIAQIEFNEYYGTWKWQKLEVACQQQGIDVSDLKTHNALDDCRATQRLYKKLQGAFDAYWKPFVKPKSTKYEEFKENIEEISQLFSQGLSISHIHQKLIQDGKITLSYTHFTKFFKDYTETYVSLAELPAPRLTPKTGPKSTQDREIEFHANKHEILVLLNKGYSKARIHRMLKKQGKWSTSYANFTEICRQYNVRKHHKLDINKALK; encoded by the coding sequence ATGAAATTAATACTTAGTACAGAAAATACCGGTACCGAGAGCCAGGACCAGGTTATAGAACTGGCAATTATCGACGCAGATACAGCCCAAACACTTTTTAATCAACGGTTCAAACCATCTGTTTTTATAAAAGAACAGGCTGTAGCCGTGCATGGTATTACCCTTGGTGCCCTGGCACACATTAAGACCTGGGCGGATTACCATGATCATATTCTTGAGATCATTAAACGTGCAGAGTCGATATTGACCTATAATTCTGATTTTGACTTTAGGTTAATGCGGCAAACAGCAGAGGCGTTTGATCGTGTCTGGCCGCAACTTATCCCACCATGCAGGGATTTGAGAGCAGCATATGCTGACATCGCTCAGATTGAATTCAACGAATATTACGGTACCTGGAAATGGCAAAAATTGGAAGTGGCCTGTCAGCAGCAGGGTATTGATGTGTCTGACCTCAAAACGCACAATGCGCTTGATGACTGTAGAGCAACACAACGCCTATATAAAAAATTGCAAGGTGCTTTTGACGCATATTGGAAACCTTTTGTTAAACCTAAGTCCACTAAGTACGAAGAATTTAAAGAAAATATAGAAGAGATATCACAGCTGTTCTCTCAAGGCCTATCCATAAGTCATATTCATCAAAAACTCATTCAGGACGGTAAAATAACCCTGTCGTACACGCATTTTACCAAGTTTTTTAAAGACTATACAGAAACTTATGTGTCTTTAGCCGAGTTGCCAGCGCCCAGGCTTACGCCGAAAACCGGGCCTAAATCAACCCAAGACCGAGAAATTGAGTTCCACGCCAACAAGCATGAAATTCTTGTGCTTTTAAACAAGGGATACTCCAAGGCCCGAATTCATAGAATGCTTAAAAAGCAAGGTAAATGGAGTACCAGCTATGCCAATTTCACAGAAATCTGCCGCCAGTATAACGTCAGAAAACACCATAAACTCGATATAAATAAGGCTTTAAAATGA
- a CDS encoding transcriptional regulator — MNNLTISHGYANDLDLWFGKIERKDGGKMTAGIEKTFKAMVRCAVGKDHTFVNMGTLANRTNVCHRTIERHIKILRDARLINAVREEINGWKRTVYYFLAHPVIVKFRELRVGKTTSQQKKNETPKPDKPEATPDIEPETKQELSDGRGQDATQNCYAPDQQNVGNLSDYTFDRLNIETPSLSPSESAITHGHQEPPTWAKVRDRIIENDQLNLAAKYLPCIYAEIENESVILSVPNEIALQRIEKHYGQTLKDNFSFFGVKTLVFKVYSEKLQKKKNEEQTLKDQIQRQRQKVLQERILAEKQQQEAELNSLPLKKQFEVLLNQYPRKVGKWQAWKNFKKFVQAGEIPKTSELLKIIGKNKMSQDWQRDNGRWIPGLSKFLKERRWLDEINT, encoded by the coding sequence TTGAATAATCTCACAATCTCGCATGGTTATGCGAATGATCTTGATTTGTGGTTTGGGAAAATAGAAAGAAAAGACGGTGGGAAAATGACGGCAGGGATCGAGAAAACTTTTAAGGCAATGGTAAGATGTGCGGTTGGTAAAGACCATACATTCGTGAATATGGGAACATTAGCCAACCGGACAAATGTCTGCCACCGAACCATTGAAAGACACATCAAAATTCTTAGAGATGCCAGGCTGATCAACGCTGTAAGAGAAGAAATTAACGGCTGGAAGCGGACCGTCTATTATTTTCTTGCCCATCCTGTAATTGTTAAATTCAGGGAATTAAGAGTTGGTAAAACAACATCTCAGCAAAAAAAGAATGAAACTCCCAAGCCTGATAAGCCGGAAGCGACCCCAGATATTGAGCCTGAAACAAAGCAAGAATTGTCAGACGGTCGCGGCCAGGATGCCACCCAGAATTGTTATGCCCCGGATCAACAAAATGTCGGCAATTTGTCGGATTATACCTTTGATAGACTAAATATAGAGACTCCCTCTCTATCTCCCTCAGAATCAGCTATAACTCATGGCCACCAGGAGCCACCAACCTGGGCAAAGGTCCGAGATCGTATCATCGAAAATGATCAACTGAATTTAGCCGCTAAATATCTTCCCTGCATATACGCTGAGATCGAGAACGAGAGTGTGATTCTGTCAGTACCAAACGAAATCGCATTACAACGAATTGAAAAACATTACGGTCAAACACTCAAAGATAATTTTTCTTTTTTTGGCGTTAAAACCCTTGTCTTCAAAGTTTATTCGGAAAAACTCCAAAAGAAAAAAAATGAAGAGCAAACGCTGAAAGATCAAATTCAACGGCAGAGGCAAAAAGTATTGCAGGAAAGGATTCTGGCTGAAAAACAGCAACAGGAAGCTGAATTAAATAGTTTGCCCCTTAAGAAGCAATTTGAGGTTCTTTTGAATCAATACCCCCGGAAAGTCGGAAAATGGCAAGCCTGGAAGAATTTTAAAAAATTTGTTCAGGCCGGAGAAATACCCAAAACATCAGAACTTTTAAAAATCATTGGAAAAAACAAGATGTCCCAGGATTGGCAACGAGATAATGGCCGCTGGATACCGGGGCTATCAAAGTTTTTGAAGGAAAGACGATGGTTAGATGAAATTAATACTTAG
- the fsa gene encoding fructose-6-phosphate aldolase, translating into MKFFIDTANIEQIKDANDMGMVDGVTTNPSLIAKEDGEFKDIIAQICNIVDGPVSAEVISLEYEGMVSEARELVKIADNIAVKIPMTVEGLKAVKTLSAEGIKTNVTLVFSALQALMAAKAGATYVSPFVGRLDDLAQEGMGLIEEIVQIFTNYDFDTQIIVASVRSQLHVQQSALIGADIATIPYGVLKKLAAHHLTDKGIESFLADWNKKNK; encoded by the coding sequence GTGAAATTTTTTATTGATACCGCCAATATTGAACAGATCAAGGATGCCAATGATATGGGTATGGTGGATGGTGTGACCACCAATCCTTCCCTGATTGCCAAAGAAGATGGTGAATTCAAAGATATCATTGCGCAGATCTGCAACATTGTTGATGGTCCTGTTTCCGCAGAAGTGATCAGCCTTGAGTATGAAGGCATGGTTTCCGAAGCCCGGGAACTTGTAAAAATTGCCGACAATATTGCCGTGAAAATCCCCATGACAGTGGAAGGTCTTAAAGCGGTTAAAACATTATCTGCCGAAGGCATTAAAACCAATGTGACATTGGTGTTTTCTGCGCTTCAGGCCCTGATGGCGGCTAAAGCCGGTGCAACCTATGTTTCTCCCTTTGTAGGCCGTCTTGACGATTTGGCCCAGGAAGGTATGGGGCTCATTGAAGAGATTGTTCAAATTTTTACCAATTATGATTTTGATACCCAGATCATTGTGGCTTCCGTAAGAAGCCAGCTCCATGTTCAGCAGTCTGCCCTGATAGGCGCTGATATTGCCACTATTCCCTATGGTGTGCTTAAGAAACTTGCAGCACATCATTTGACTGATAAAGGCATTGAATCTTTCCTTGCAGACTGGAATAAAAAGAATAAATAG
- the folK gene encoding 2-amino-4-hydroxy-6-hydroxymethyldihydropteridine diphosphokinase, with amino-acid sequence MSCPDSLSLVPAYLSIGANVGDKIANIGMAIKRLGETEGIFIKTLSKFYKTAPQNYTDQEWFVNAAIKIKTAYSPERLLEVLQAIEKEQDRDGKPFRFGPRRIDLDIIFYGQRVMNTATLVIPHPRMHERLFVLKPLCDIDKQLVHPVNGLTVGELSKQIKTDESQAVIAMAKEETREIFY; translated from the coding sequence TTGAGTTGCCCTGATTCTTTATCCCTTGTACCTGCATATTTAAGTATCGGTGCCAATGTGGGAGACAAGATTGCCAACATTGGCATGGCCATTAAACGCCTTGGGGAAACAGAAGGGATTTTTATAAAAACCCTGTCAAAGTTTTATAAGACAGCACCCCAGAACTATACGGACCAGGAGTGGTTTGTGAATGCCGCCATTAAGATCAAGACGGCTTATTCTCCAGAACGGCTTTTAGAGGTACTGCAAGCCATTGAAAAAGAGCAGGACCGGGATGGCAAACCTTTTAGATTTGGTCCCCGCAGGATTGATCTGGATATTATTTTTTATGGTCAAAGGGTGATGAACACAGCAACGCTTGTGATTCCTCATCCCCGAATGCATGAACGCCTTTTTGTGCTGAAACCCCTTTGCGACATAGATAAACAGCTGGTTCATCCGGTAAACGGCCTGACCGTGGGTGAACTGTCCAAACAAATTAAAACTGATGAAAGCCAGGCAGTCATTGCCATGGCCAAGGAGGAAACCCGTGAAATTTTTTATTGA
- the argH gene encoding argininosuccinate lyase, with protein sequence MSEKLWGGRFVESTDKLMESFNASINVDKRLYASDIKGSQAHLEMMEKQGIISSEDAETLVQGLDKVKTRIDNHEMVFTDALEDIHMHVEENLGDVCGAVAKKLHTGRSRNDQVALDVRIYLKEETLNLIQMLKDFQAAIVTLADANRKTVMPGYTHLQRAQPVLFAHHMLAYYQMFKRDVGRLEDSLERLDVMPLGSAALAGTTFPIDREYTCQVLGFSRVSENSMDAVSDRDFIMEFISHASICMIHLSRLSEELILWSTSEFAFITISDAFTTGSSIMPQKKNPDACELVRGKTGRVVGNLMAILTTMKSLPMAYNKDMQEDKEPLFDTVDTLKVCLEVYTRMFAHIDVHKDRMRTACMTGFLNATDFADYLVNKGVAFRTAHGIAGKAVNFALGQGKELDELTLEELQSFSELIEKDIYNFISLDAMVDRRNSYGGTGFDNVSEAVDAAKKELCI encoded by the coding sequence ATGAGTGAAAAATTATGGGGCGGCCGGTTTGTCGAATCCACGGATAAGCTGATGGAGTCTTTTAATGCGTCCATCAACGTGGATAAACGCCTCTACGCAAGCGATATAAAAGGCAGTCAAGCCCATCTTGAAATGATGGAAAAACAGGGGATTATCTCATCAGAAGATGCCGAAACCCTTGTCCAGGGCCTGGATAAGGTAAAGACCCGGATTGATAACCATGAAATGGTCTTCACTGATGCCCTGGAAGATATCCACATGCATGTGGAAGAGAATTTAGGTGATGTCTGTGGCGCCGTCGCCAAGAAACTTCATACAGGCAGGAGCCGTAATGACCAGGTGGCACTGGATGTGCGCATTTATCTTAAGGAAGAAACCTTAAATCTGATTCAGATGCTCAAGGATTTCCAGGCGGCTATCGTGACCCTTGCCGATGCCAACAGAAAAACCGTGATGCCCGGATACACCCATTTGCAACGGGCCCAACCCGTATTGTTTGCCCATCACATGCTGGCCTATTACCAGATGTTCAAACGGGATGTGGGGCGTTTGGAAGATTCCTTGGAGCGTCTGGATGTGATGCCCCTTGGCTCCGCTGCACTGGCCGGCACCACTTTTCCCATTGACCGGGAGTATACCTGTCAGGTCCTGGGCTTTTCCCGTGTATCGGAAAATTCCATGGACGCTGTGTCTGATCGCGATTTTATCATGGAATTTATTTCCCATGCCTCCATCTGCATGATTCATCTGTCCCGGCTCTCCGAGGAATTGATTTTATGGTCCACATCGGAATTTGCATTTATCACTATTTCCGATGCCTTTACCACAGGTTCTTCTATTATGCCCCAGAAAAAAAATCCGGATGCGTGCGAGCTTGTCAGAGGAAAAACAGGCCGCGTGGTGGGGAACCTCATGGCTATCTTGACCACCATGAAATCGTTGCCCATGGCGTATAACAAGGATATGCAGGAAGACAAGGAGCCCTTATTTGATACCGTTGATACCTTAAAGGTCTGCCTTGAAGTGTACACCCGTATGTTTGCTCATATTGATGTGCATAAGGATCGGATGCGCACTGCCTGTATGACAGGGTTTTTAAATGCAACGGATTTTGCTGATTACCTGGTCAACAAGGGTGTTGCGTTCAGGACAGCCCATGGTATTGCCGGCAAGGCCGTAAATTTTGCCCTGGGTCAAGGTAAAGAGCTGGACGAATTAACGCTTGAAGAGTTGCAATCCTTCAGTGAGCTTATTGAAAAGGATATTTATAATTTTATCAGCCTGGATGCCATGGTGGATCGGCGCAACTCCTATGGTGGAACCGGATTTGACAACGTATCCGAAGCCGTGGATGCGGCAAAAAAGGAGCTTTGCATTTGA